One genomic window of Eisenibacter elegans DSM 3317 includes the following:
- a CDS encoding S8 family peptidase — protein MFRNKSLVLPVLALGLSVAAVPLMAQDEAPQNWHHLDASKDKIRGVSSSRAYDELLKSRKSSTVVVAVIDSGIDIQHPDLKNVIWVNKGEIPGNGIDDDDNGYVDDINGWNFIGGADGTHVDQDTYELTREYARLKSSYDEKSEDDIPADKKEEFAYYQKLKNKFNNKVRGMRQNKSGFDQIANMYNDASSVITKHLGKEEFTPEELQDIQTEDDAVNTAISQINYILMMGITAEDLKEAEEYFDTALNYGYNLEFDPRHIVGDNYADGNERIYGNNDVIGPDATHGTHVAGIIAAERKNGIGMDGIADNVQIMVLRAVPNGDERDKDIANAIRYAADNGAHIINMSFGKEFSPQKQLVDDAVAYASQKGVLFIHAAGNDAKDVDTEDNFPNRYYLNGQTAEQWIEVGASSWGDESNFVAGFSNYGQKEVDVFAPGVDIYATVPGNEYKNLSGTSMAAPVVAGIAAVLKSYYPDLNAAQLKQIIKESSVKQYKETKVNKPGGGDVVFGKLSNTGGLANLYDALKMAEAMSKKDNKKKK, from the coding sequence ATGTTTCGAAACAAATCTCTAGTCCTTCCGGTATTGGCCTTGGGACTGTCTGTAGCAGCAGTTCCGTTAATGGCCCAAGACGAAGCCCCACAAAATTGGCATCATCTTGACGCTTCCAAAGATAAGATTCGTGGTGTGAGCAGTAGCCGCGCTTATGATGAATTGCTCAAATCCAGAAAATCGAGCACCGTAGTGGTAGCAGTGATTGATTCGGGCATTGACATCCAACATCCTGACCTGAAAAATGTTATTTGGGTGAATAAAGGCGAAATTCCCGGTAATGGTATCGATGATGATGACAATGGATATGTTGATGACATCAATGGCTGGAACTTTATCGGAGGTGCTGATGGCACACACGTTGACCAAGACACGTATGAGCTTACCCGCGAATATGCACGCCTAAAGTCTAGCTATGATGAGAAGAGTGAGGACGATATTCCGGCAGATAAGAAGGAGGAGTTTGCTTATTACCAAAAACTTAAGAACAAGTTCAACAACAAGGTGCGCGGGATGCGTCAAAACAAAAGCGGCTTTGACCAAATCGCCAATATGTACAATGATGCGAGCAGTGTCATTACAAAACATCTTGGAAAAGAGGAGTTTACTCCAGAAGAGCTGCAAGATATCCAGACTGAGGACGATGCCGTAAATACGGCCATCTCACAAATCAACTACATCCTGATGATGGGCATTACAGCGGAAGACCTCAAAGAAGCCGAAGAATATTTTGATACAGCACTCAACTATGGGTACAACCTTGAGTTTGACCCGCGCCACATCGTAGGCGACAACTACGCCGACGGCAATGAGCGTATCTATGGCAACAATGATGTGATAGGCCCTGACGCAACTCACGGCACACACGTGGCCGGCATCATCGCAGCAGAGCGCAAAAACGGCATCGGAATGGACGGTATCGCCGACAACGTGCAGATTATGGTCTTGAGAGCTGTACCCAATGGCGATGAGCGCGACAAAGACATTGCCAATGCCATCCGGTATGCAGCTGACAACGGCGCGCATATCATCAATATGAGCTTCGGGAAAGAATTTTCGCCACAAAAACAACTAGTGGACGATGCCGTAGCCTATGCTAGCCAAAAAGGAGTGCTATTCATACACGCTGCCGGCAACGACGCGAAAGACGTAGACACAGAAGACAACTTCCCCAACAGATACTACCTCAATGGCCAAACTGCCGAGCAATGGATTGAAGTAGGAGCCTCATCTTGGGGGGATGAATCCAATTTTGTGGCTGGCTTCAGCAACTACGGTCAAAAAGAAGTAGATGTATTTGCTCCCGGAGTAGACATTTATGCTACAGTTCCTGGCAATGAGTACAAAAACCTTAGCGGAACCAGTATGGCCGCACCAGTAGTGGCCGGCATTGCTGCTGTACTCAAAAGCTATTATCCTGACCTGAACGCTGCACAGTTGAAACAAATCATCAAAGAATCATCTGTCAAACAGTATAAGGAAACCAAAGTCAACAAACCCGGCGGTGGGGATGTCGTTTTTGGGAAACTTTCTAACACCGGTGGCCTAGCCAACCTCTATGACGCGCTCAAAATGGCAGAGGCAATGAGCAAAAAAGACAATAAAAAGAAAAAATAA
- a CDS encoding bacteriorhodopsin-like, with translation MSTQLFSILLADAVALQANDYVGFTFFIGFMAMTAASVFFFIESNRVEGKWKTSLVVSGLITFIAAAHYWYMRDYWLQTGTSPTQFRYIDWILTVPLMCVEFYLILRAFGATTALLWKMIGYSLLMLVAGYLGETVYRDNSVLWGVISTVGYVGILYETWFGSAKKLAQSSNDPVLNQAFSALAWFVLVGWAIYPIGYMAIETDGWLRGVLAIQNMDLIYNIGDAVNKIGFGLVIYSLAVNSMAAEKAKVMAK, from the coding sequence ATGTCTACTCAATTGTTTTCCATTCTGTTGGCAGATGCCGTAGCGCTTCAGGCCAATGATTATGTAGGTTTTACTTTCTTCATCGGTTTTATGGCGATGACAGCCGCCTCGGTGTTTTTCTTTATCGAGAGCAACCGTGTAGAAGGCAAATGGAAAACCTCATTGGTGGTGTCAGGCTTGATTACATTTATCGCAGCCGCTCACTATTGGTACATGCGCGATTACTGGTTGCAAACAGGCACCTCGCCCACACAGTTTCGTTACATCGATTGGATTTTGACTGTTCCTTTGATGTGTGTTGAGTTTTATCTTATCCTCAGAGCCTTTGGCGCTACTACGGCCTTGCTCTGGAAAATGATTGGTTACTCCCTGCTAATGCTTGTGGCCGGATACTTGGGCGAAACCGTCTACCGTGACAATAGCGTACTATGGGGCGTTATCTCTACTGTCGGGTATGTAGGTATTTTGTACGAAACTTGGTTTGGCTCTGCCAAAAAGTTAGCGCAAAGCTCCAACGATCCTGTGCTCAATCAGGCTTTCAGTGCCTTGGCCTGGTTTGTATTGGTAGGATGGGCTATTTATCCCATAGGATATATGGCTATCGAAACCGACGGCTGGCTACGAGGAGTGTTGGCTATCCAAAACATGGATTTGATTTACAACATCGGTGATGCAGTCAACAAAATCGGGTTTGGCCTGGTGATTTATAGCTTGGCAGTCAACTCAATGGCCGCTGAGAAAGCCAAAGTGATGGCCAAATAA
- a CDS encoding isopenicillin N synthase family dioxygenase — translation MDPILYNEIPSVDLADFANPERKPAFVQQLGEAFTHFGFVAVKNHGLSEELRKRLYEIVEAFFAQPEQIKQQYEDPELAGQRGYTGKGKEHAKDHNVGDLKEFFQIGQTLDDPNDPLHAEYPPNIFPKELATMEPTTLEAYRILEQAGAQLLRAIALYLNLDENYFDDKVHKGNSILRCIHYFPITNPEAIPEGAVRAAAHGDINLITLLMGASAEGLEVQRLDGKWIPITALPDQLVVNVGDMLDRLTNHVLKSTIHRVVNPPRERMGTSRYSIPFFMHPRAEMDLTCLANCVTEDNPKRYTDITAGAFLDERLREIGLKK, via the coding sequence ATGGATCCTATTCTTTATAACGAAATACCCTCTGTGGACTTGGCAGACTTTGCCAACCCCGAACGCAAGCCTGCTTTTGTGCAACAATTGGGAGAAGCCTTTACACACTTTGGCTTTGTGGCTGTCAAAAATCACGGGCTTAGTGAAGAATTGCGTAAACGCCTTTATGAAATTGTAGAAGCGTTTTTTGCCCAACCTGAACAAATCAAGCAACAATACGAAGACCCTGAGTTGGCAGGCCAACGCGGCTACACCGGCAAGGGAAAAGAACACGCCAAAGACCATAACGTAGGCGATTTGAAGGAATTTTTCCAAATAGGCCAAACCCTCGACGACCCCAATGACCCCTTGCACGCAGAATACCCTCCCAATATTTTCCCCAAAGAATTGGCGACAATGGAGCCTACTACGCTCGAAGCTTATCGTATTTTGGAACAAGCCGGGGCGCAACTCCTGCGTGCTATTGCCTTGTATCTAAATCTTGACGAAAACTACTTCGACGATAAGGTACACAAGGGCAACAGCATCCTGCGTTGTATCCACTATTTCCCCATTACCAATCCCGAGGCTATCCCTGAGGGCGCTGTACGTGCGGCTGCTCATGGCGACATCAACCTCATCACGCTCCTAATGGGTGCTAGCGCCGAAGGCCTTGAAGTACAGCGACTTGACGGCAAGTGGATTCCAATTACAGCCCTACCCGACCAGCTGGTCGTAAATGTAGGGGATATGCTTGACCGCCTCACCAACCACGTACTCAAGTCTACCATACACCGGGTGGTCAATCCTCCACGTGAACGTATGGGCACTTCGCGCTACTCTATCCCGTTTTTTATGCACCCACGTGCCGAGATGGATTTGACCTGCCTCGCTAATTGTGTAACTGAGGATAACCCCAAACGTTATACCGATATCACTGCCGGAGCATTTTTGGACGAGCGCCTGCGCGAAATCGGACTCAAAAAATAA